In the genome of Sorangium aterium, one region contains:
- a CDS encoding heavy metal translocating P-type ATPase, with protein sequence MEALLSTGTEPVSVVHAIPGRVRLRLPRLGKDAAFGPLLEAGLTALPGVLSVRIAEGTSSAVVEHDPRHVDLDVIVRAAASASAAPAPRGALRAARAAREARRAAALAKRPLYLSSVGMVLSLGGFVSPLLAYPFIAATSAPILKRAWHSVVRDRKLNVDLLDSLAIASAVATGNAINAAGIIWLVTLGDHIRDRTQARARRAIRGLLEYQRDLAWVVRGDAKVQIPVADLVAGDLLVVYTGSVIPVDGTVTDGEGLVDQQTLTGESMPVLKGPGDRCFAATVIKDGKLYIRAERVGGDTTAASTARLIENAPALETRAQNYAELVANRLVPPALACSAVVLAATRDLGRVSAILTIDFGTGPRVSAPTTVLASMNAAARRGILIKGGAYIEKLAKVSTVVFDKTGTLTSGIPEVTDLLVHDALPEREAATLAAAVSARQTHPVSQAVLRLAEAWCLTIPDREESRYLVGRGVQARVCGKVVQLGSPRFLDELGVACRAEPGARRALEAAAKSLLFLAVDGRHVATLACRDAIRAESRATIRSLRARGIEDIVMLTGDSREVARQVALELGITRYFAEMLPEDKAEITRRLTQEGRTVAVVGDGINDSPALSYADIGISVSAGAEIARETAGVVLVEDDLSKLIEAIDVSRAAMRLIHQNFSMILGVNAVAYALSIPGLLNPVAATLMNNGSAVLACVNGLRPLMAAPRRKARVGGR encoded by the coding sequence ATGGAAGCGCTCCTGTCGACCGGGACCGAGCCGGTCTCGGTGGTCCACGCGATCCCGGGCAGGGTCCGCCTGCGGCTCCCCCGCCTCGGGAAGGACGCGGCCTTCGGCCCGCTGCTCGAGGCGGGGCTCACCGCCCTGCCGGGGGTCCTTTCCGTGCGTATCGCCGAGGGCACGTCGAGCGCCGTCGTCGAGCACGACCCGCGGCACGTCGACCTCGACGTCATCGTGCGCGCCGCCGCCTCGGCCTCCGCCGCGCCGGCCCCGCGGGGGGCGCTGCGCGCCGCGCGCGCCGCCCGGGAGGCGCGCCGCGCGGCCGCCCTCGCGAAGCGCCCGCTCTACCTGTCGAGCGTCGGCATGGTCCTCTCGCTCGGCGGCTTCGTCTCGCCGCTGCTCGCGTACCCGTTCATCGCCGCGACGTCCGCGCCCATCCTCAAGAGGGCGTGGCACTCGGTGGTGCGGGACCGCAAGCTCAACGTCGACCTGCTCGACAGCCTGGCGATCGCCTCGGCCGTGGCGACGGGAAACGCCATCAACGCGGCCGGCATCATCTGGCTGGTCACGCTCGGCGACCACATCCGCGATCGCACCCAGGCGCGCGCCCGGCGCGCGATCCGCGGCCTGCTCGAGTACCAGCGGGACCTCGCGTGGGTGGTCCGCGGCGACGCGAAGGTGCAGATCCCGGTGGCCGATCTCGTCGCCGGAGACCTCCTCGTCGTCTATACCGGATCGGTCATCCCGGTCGACGGGACGGTCACGGACGGCGAGGGGCTCGTCGATCAGCAGACGCTGACCGGCGAGTCGATGCCCGTGCTCAAGGGCCCCGGCGACCGCTGCTTCGCGGCGACCGTCATCAAGGACGGCAAGCTGTACATCCGCGCCGAGCGGGTCGGCGGTGACACGACCGCCGCGAGCACGGCGCGGCTCATCGAGAACGCGCCCGCCCTGGAGACGCGCGCGCAGAACTACGCGGAGCTCGTGGCGAACCGGCTCGTCCCGCCGGCCCTCGCCTGCTCGGCGGTCGTGCTCGCCGCGACGAGGGACCTCGGCCGCGTGTCCGCGATCCTGACGATCGACTTCGGCACCGGCCCGCGGGTCTCGGCCCCGACGACGGTGCTCGCCTCGATGAACGCGGCGGCGCGCCGCGGGATCCTCATCAAGGGCGGCGCCTACATCGAGAAGCTCGCGAAGGTGTCGACCGTGGTGTTCGACAAGACGGGCACGCTGACCTCCGGCATCCCCGAGGTGACGGACCTCCTCGTCCACGACGCCCTGCCCGAGCGCGAGGCGGCGACGCTCGCCGCGGCGGTGTCCGCGCGGCAGACCCACCCCGTGTCGCAGGCCGTGCTCCGGCTCGCCGAGGCGTGGTGTCTGACGATCCCGGACCGGGAGGAGTCCCGCTACCTCGTCGGCCGGGGCGTGCAGGCCAGGGTCTGCGGCAAGGTCGTGCAGCTCGGCAGCCCCCGCTTCCTCGACGAGCTCGGCGTCGCCTGCCGCGCCGAGCCCGGCGCGAGGAGGGCGCTCGAGGCGGCGGCGAAATCGCTCCTCTTCCTCGCCGTCGACGGCCGGCACGTCGCCACGCTCGCCTGCCGCGACGCCATCCGGGCCGAGAGCCGCGCGACGATCCGCAGCCTGCGCGCGCGCGGGATCGAGGACATCGTCATGCTGACGGGCGACAGCCGCGAGGTGGCCAGGCAGGTCGCGCTCGAGCTCGGCATCACCCGTTACTTCGCGGAGATGCTGCCCGAGGACAAGGCGGAGATCACGCGCCGGCTGACGCAGGAGGGCCGCACGGTCGCGGTCGTCGGGGACGGCATCAACGACTCCCCGGCGCTGTCGTACGCGGACATCGGCATCAGCGTGTCCGCGGGCGCGGAGATCGCCAGGGAGACGGCGGGCGTCGTCCTCGTGGAGGACGACCTGTCGAAGCTCATCGAGGCGATCGACGTCTCGCGCGCCGCGATGCGCCTCATCCACCAGAACTTCTCGATGATCCTCGGCGTGAACGCGGTCGCGTACGCGCTGTCGATTCCTGGGCTCCTCAACCCGGTCGCGGCGACGCTCATGAACAACGGCTCCGCGGTCCTCGCCTGCGTGAACGGACTCCGTCCGCTCATGGCCGCGCCGCGGAGGAAGGCCCGCGTCGGCGGCCGCTAG
- a CDS encoding DUF1592 domain-containing protein: protein MRLILRTCAGLVLCALAAASCTGVLGGPGDAEERPGGPGDAEERPGGSVAPDPSFDGTPADPTSAGVKVLRRLSGREYLNTVRDLLGDTTLHLNDVPMENDDPVLGYHLPGPVDKLNAELFRDAAEKLAANAASRLSALVPCDAQSAGEEACARQFVTEFGLKAYRRPLSADEVDGLMRLYQTGRTEIELDFNGAIILLVEAMLQSRGFLYHWENGQEPAIVEGKTVKLDGYALASRLSYFLWGTMPDQALFDAAAADRLASTEDVAREARRMLGDPRSRDAVADFFEDWLDLSAAARKPKDADVYPEFDDALKRAMSEEVRRFVAGVVLDGTGRFEEVLTGTSSFANEPLAAVYGVSGPKGEEMQPVSLDPAQRSGILTSPAFLTVTGAADGSHPVRRGKAILNQILCQTLPPPPNDIPEPKKPDEGGTTRERFAEHSQLACAKGCHARLDPLGFPFENYDGIGRFRTMDNGEPVDATSTVELDGQVHAVADARGLSQVLASSETVHSCFAKQWLRYALGRGETGDDKASFESVVDAFEGADQDIRELMVALVSSRTFRFRAIMEGEVLQ, encoded by the coding sequence ATGAGACTTATCTTGCGGACTTGCGCAGGGCTCGTCCTTTGCGCGCTCGCAGCCGCCTCATGCACCGGGGTGCTCGGCGGCCCGGGCGACGCCGAGGAGCGGCCTGGCGGCCCGGGCGACGCCGAGGAGCGGCCTGGCGGCTCCGTGGCTCCTGACCCGAGCTTCGACGGGACCCCGGCGGATCCCACCTCGGCGGGCGTCAAGGTGCTCCGCCGGCTCAGCGGGCGCGAGTACCTCAACACCGTCCGGGATCTGCTCGGAGACACCACGCTGCACCTCAACGATGTGCCCATGGAGAATGACGATCCGGTCCTCGGCTACCATCTGCCCGGCCCGGTCGACAAGCTGAACGCCGAGCTGTTCCGCGACGCAGCCGAGAAGCTCGCCGCGAACGCGGCATCACGCCTGAGCGCGCTCGTGCCGTGCGACGCGCAAAGCGCCGGAGAAGAAGCATGTGCCCGGCAGTTCGTGACGGAGTTCGGCCTGAAGGCGTACCGGCGCCCCCTCTCCGCCGACGAGGTGGACGGGCTGATGCGCCTCTATCAGACCGGGCGAACGGAGATCGAGCTCGACTTCAACGGCGCGATCATCCTCCTCGTCGAGGCGATGCTGCAGTCGCGGGGGTTCCTGTACCACTGGGAGAACGGACAGGAGCCAGCGATCGTCGAGGGGAAGACGGTGAAGCTGGACGGCTATGCGCTCGCCAGCCGCCTCTCGTACTTCCTCTGGGGGACGATGCCTGACCAGGCGCTGTTCGACGCCGCGGCCGCGGATCGGCTGGCGAGCACGGAGGACGTGGCCCGAGAGGCGCGCCGGATGCTAGGCGATCCGAGATCGCGCGACGCCGTGGCCGACTTCTTCGAGGACTGGCTCGACCTCTCGGCGGCCGCTCGCAAGCCGAAGGACGCCGACGTCTACCCCGAGTTCGACGATGCGCTGAAGCGGGCGATGTCGGAGGAGGTGCGGCGCTTCGTCGCCGGGGTCGTCCTTGATGGCACCGGGCGCTTCGAGGAGGTGCTGACCGGGACGAGCTCGTTCGCGAACGAGCCGCTCGCCGCGGTTTATGGAGTGAGCGGGCCGAAGGGCGAGGAGATGCAGCCCGTGTCGCTCGACCCGGCCCAGCGGTCAGGCATCTTGACCTCGCCTGCGTTCCTGACCGTGACCGGCGCGGCCGACGGCTCGCACCCGGTCAGGCGAGGGAAAGCCATCCTTAACCAGATCCTGTGTCAGACGCTCCCGCCGCCGCCGAACGACATCCCGGAGCCGAAGAAGCCAGATGAGGGAGGTACCACGCGAGAGCGCTTCGCGGAGCACTCCCAGCTGGCGTGCGCGAAGGGCTGCCATGCGCGCCTGGATCCGCTCGGCTTCCCGTTCGAGAACTACGACGGCATCGGACGCTTCCGGACCATGGACAACGGAGAGCCGGTCGACGCGACGAGCACCGTCGAGCTGGACGGCCAGGTCCACGCCGTGGCCGACGCGCGCGGGCTCAGCCAGGTGCTCGCCTCGAGCGAGACGGTCCACAGCTGCTTCGCCAAGCAATGGCTGCGCTATGCGCTCGGTCGAGGCGAGACGGGGGACGACAAGGCCTCGTTCGAGTCGGTGGTGGATGCCTTCGAGGGCGCTGATCAGGACATCCGCGAGCTGATGGTGGCGCTGGTGAGCTCACGTACGTTCCGCTTCCGAGCGATCATGGAAGGAGAGGTGCTGCAATGA
- a CDS encoding M13 family metallopeptidase: protein MRTHRQPAAPLALTVALSALAACGPAASPPPAPPPPTVKALMPPAPQGLPVVETKLESVGLDEAALDRSANPCEDFYQFACGGWLAKTEIPGDEASWMRSFNEIEKRNEAELRRILEDAASAGDRDPVTKKIGAYYGACMDEPAVEAAGAKPIADLLAKARRVRDPKGLGALVTELHRRRIWALFDIESAQDMKDATRVIAQLDQNGLGLPDRDYYLGEDDKSKALRKTYEEHVARMMRLAGAQEAAAKAAALDVMQIETELAKISKTRVERRDPTGLYNKLDRAALAKAAPAFSWDAYFQGLGLQDVKEVNVTSVRFFEGLSRLLTSVKPAAWQSYLSWHIVRSMAPALPKAFVDESFTLQAALTGQKEVRPRWKRCVDATDNALGELLAQPFVKTSFPGASKPAAEAMVHQISDAFARNVRALDWMDEGTRQRALAKLSAMAYLIGYPDKWRTYDFEVDPRSYAKNALAARAFHTQWDLGKIDKPLDRDEWQMSPPTVNAYYDPQRNHMVFPAGILQPPFYSVSSAAAVNLGGIGMVVGHELTHGFDDEGSQFDQKGNLEDWWSKEVGVAFREKTACVEAQYSAFEALPGLKLNGKLTLGENIADLGGVKLAFMAYRAMRKGAAEQTVASGFTEDQQFFLAHGQSWCGKLRDEALRLMVQVNPHSPPRFRVNGPLANLPEFGDAFKCAPGTPMRPTKTCAVW from the coding sequence ATGCGCACGCACCGACAGCCTGCCGCTCCCCTCGCGCTCACCGTGGCCCTCTCCGCGCTGGCGGCCTGCGGACCCGCCGCGAGCCCGCCGCCGGCGCCCCCGCCCCCCACCGTGAAGGCGCTGATGCCGCCGGCGCCGCAGGGCCTCCCCGTCGTCGAGACGAAGCTCGAGAGCGTCGGGCTCGACGAGGCCGCGCTCGACCGATCGGCGAACCCCTGCGAGGACTTCTATCAGTTCGCGTGCGGCGGATGGCTCGCGAAGACCGAGATCCCGGGGGACGAGGCCTCCTGGATGCGGAGCTTCAACGAGATCGAGAAGCGCAACGAGGCAGAGCTCCGGCGCATCCTCGAGGACGCCGCGAGCGCCGGCGACCGGGATCCGGTGACCAAGAAGATAGGCGCCTACTACGGCGCGTGCATGGACGAGCCCGCGGTCGAGGCCGCCGGCGCGAAGCCCATCGCAGACCTGCTCGCGAAGGCGCGGCGGGTGCGCGACCCGAAGGGCCTCGGGGCGCTCGTCACCGAGCTCCACCGCCGCCGCATCTGGGCGCTGTTCGACATCGAATCCGCGCAGGACATGAAGGACGCGACGCGCGTCATCGCGCAGCTCGACCAGAACGGGCTCGGCCTGCCAGACCGCGACTACTACCTGGGCGAGGACGACAAATCGAAGGCGCTCCGCAAGACCTACGAGGAGCACGTCGCGCGGATGATGCGGCTCGCCGGCGCGCAGGAGGCGGCGGCGAAGGCGGCGGCGCTCGACGTGATGCAGATCGAGACAGAGCTCGCGAAGATCTCGAAGACGCGGGTCGAGCGGCGGGACCCGACGGGCCTCTACAACAAGCTCGACCGGGCGGCGCTCGCGAAGGCCGCGCCGGCGTTCTCGTGGGACGCGTATTTCCAGGGGCTCGGCCTCCAGGACGTCAAGGAGGTCAACGTGACCTCCGTCCGGTTCTTCGAGGGGCTCTCCCGGCTGCTCACGTCGGTGAAGCCCGCCGCGTGGCAGAGCTACCTTTCGTGGCACATCGTGCGCTCCATGGCGCCCGCGCTGCCCAAGGCGTTCGTCGACGAGAGCTTCACGCTGCAGGCCGCGCTCACCGGGCAGAAGGAGGTGCGGCCGCGCTGGAAGCGCTGCGTGGACGCGACCGACAACGCGCTCGGCGAGCTGCTCGCGCAGCCGTTCGTCAAGACGAGCTTCCCCGGCGCCAGCAAGCCTGCGGCCGAGGCGATGGTGCACCAGATCAGCGACGCGTTCGCGCGCAACGTCCGGGCGCTCGACTGGATGGATGAGGGCACGCGGCAGCGCGCGCTCGCCAAGCTCTCCGCGATGGCGTACCTCATCGGCTATCCCGACAAGTGGAGGACCTACGATTTCGAGGTCGATCCGAGATCGTACGCGAAGAACGCGCTCGCCGCGCGCGCCTTCCACACGCAGTGGGACCTCGGGAAGATCGACAAGCCGCTCGATCGCGACGAGTGGCAGATGAGCCCGCCGACCGTGAACGCCTATTACGACCCGCAGCGCAACCACATGGTCTTCCCGGCCGGCATCCTGCAGCCGCCGTTCTACAGCGTGAGCTCGGCCGCGGCGGTGAACCTCGGCGGCATCGGCATGGTGGTCGGGCACGAGCTCACGCACGGGTTCGACGACGAGGGCTCCCAGTTCGACCAGAAGGGCAACCTGGAGGACTGGTGGTCGAAGGAGGTGGGGGTGGCGTTCAGGGAGAAGACCGCCTGCGTCGAGGCGCAGTACTCGGCCTTCGAGGCGCTGCCGGGGCTGAAGCTGAACGGCAAGCTGACGCTGGGCGAGAACATCGCGGATCTCGGCGGCGTGAAGCTCGCCTTCATGGCGTACCGCGCGATGCGCAAGGGCGCGGCGGAGCAGACGGTCGCGAGCGGCTTCACGGAAGATCAGCAGTTCTTCCTGGCGCACGGGCAGTCCTGGTGCGGCAAGCTGCGCGACGAGGCGCTCCGGCTGATGGTCCAGGTGAACCCGCACTCCCCGCCGCGGTTCCGCGTGAACGGGCCGCTCGCGAACCTCCCGGAGTTCGGCGACGCCTTCAAGTGCGCGCCGGGCACGCCGATGCGGCCGACCAAGACGTGCGCTGTCTGGTAG
- a CDS encoding MoaD/ThiS family protein yields the protein MPSVHLTRHLYTFFPHLEGQHLVVEASTAGEVVAALERLAPGIGFYICDERGRLRTHVNIFVGKQMIRDRKGLTDAVAADDEVHILQALSGG from the coding sequence ATGCCGTCTGTCCACCTGACGCGCCATCTCTACACCTTCTTCCCGCACCTCGAAGGCCAACACCTCGTCGTCGAGGCGTCGACAGCAGGTGAGGTCGTGGCGGCCCTGGAGAGGCTCGCGCCCGGCATCGGCTTCTACATCTGCGACGAGCGCGGCCGCTTGCGGACGCACGTCAACATCTTCGTCGGCAAGCAGATGATCCGCGACCGTAAGGGACTCACCGACGCGGTCGCTGCCGACGACGAGGTCCACATTCTGCAAGCGTTGAGCGGAGGGTAA
- the tssC gene encoding type VI secretion system contractile sheath large subunit — protein MQAGQHEEPVTGSNGSLLAELLAETGVGPTSGAYHDVKRGVEAVVGKVARRPEAGAALDSALIDLWIAEIDQRLSRQIDEILHHPVFQRLEAAWRGLKFAIDHIDFRENIRVEILNCSKDDLLADFEDSSEVVRSGLYKIVYSSEFGNFGGKPFGAVISNYEFGPVPQDIALLQKCAAVATMAHAPFLAVAGPQFFGLKDYRKVPHLGDIKALFEGPQYVKYTAFRESEDARYVGLLLPRFLLRLPYGASTAPIRAFSYEEDVVGNHGAYCWGAPTYAMATRLAESFARHRWCLHIIGPQSGGTVEGLTLHEYEALGAIQTKIPTEIMLTERREFELSEEGFIGLTFRKDTDNACFFSANSAQKPKYFGQSEEGRAAEVNYRLGTQLPYVFLVSRLAHYLKVMQREQIGTWKERGDLERELNGWLSQYVADMDVVSPAVRSRRPLRKGRTTVTEVEGSAGWYRVHLEVRPHLKYMGAYFTLSLMGKLDRE, from the coding sequence ATGCAAGCGGGGCAGCACGAAGAGCCGGTGACGGGGAGCAATGGCTCTCTCCTCGCGGAGCTCCTGGCGGAGACGGGGGTCGGCCCCACGAGCGGCGCCTACCACGATGTGAAGCGGGGCGTGGAGGCGGTCGTCGGCAAGGTGGCGCGCCGCCCGGAGGCCGGCGCGGCGCTGGACAGCGCCCTCATCGACCTGTGGATCGCGGAGATCGACCAGCGGCTGTCGCGGCAGATCGACGAGATCCTGCATCACCCGGTGTTCCAGCGCCTCGAGGCCGCGTGGCGCGGCCTGAAGTTCGCCATCGATCACATCGACTTCCGGGAGAACATCCGTGTCGAGATCCTCAACTGTTCGAAGGACGACCTGCTCGCCGATTTCGAGGACTCGTCCGAGGTCGTGAGGAGCGGCCTCTACAAGATCGTCTATTCGTCGGAGTTCGGCAATTTCGGCGGCAAGCCGTTCGGCGCCGTCATCTCGAACTACGAGTTCGGCCCCGTGCCCCAGGACATCGCGCTCCTCCAGAAATGCGCCGCGGTGGCGACGATGGCGCACGCGCCCTTCCTGGCCGTCGCGGGCCCGCAGTTCTTCGGGCTCAAGGACTACCGGAAGGTGCCGCACCTCGGCGACATCAAGGCGCTCTTCGAGGGGCCGCAGTACGTGAAGTACACAGCGTTCCGCGAGTCCGAGGACGCGCGCTACGTCGGCCTGCTCCTCCCCCGCTTCCTCCTGCGCCTGCCCTACGGGGCGAGCACCGCCCCCATCCGGGCGTTCTCCTACGAGGAGGACGTCGTCGGCAACCACGGGGCGTACTGCTGGGGGGCGCCCACCTACGCGATGGCGACGCGGCTCGCCGAGAGCTTCGCGCGCCACCGCTGGTGCCTGCACATCATCGGGCCGCAATCAGGCGGCACGGTCGAGGGGCTCACGCTCCACGAGTACGAGGCGCTCGGCGCCATCCAGACGAAGATCCCGACCGAGATCATGCTGACCGAGCGCCGCGAGTTCGAGCTCAGCGAGGAGGGCTTCATCGGGCTCACGTTCCGCAAGGACACGGACAACGCCTGCTTCTTCTCCGCGAACTCGGCGCAAAAGCCCAAGTACTTCGGCCAGAGCGAGGAGGGGCGCGCCGCCGAGGTCAACTACCGGCTCGGCACACAGCTGCCTTATGTCTTCCTCGTCAGCCGGCTCGCCCACTACCTCAAGGTCATGCAGCGCGAGCAGATCGGCACCTGGAAGGAGCGCGGCGACCTCGAGCGCGAGCTGAACGGCTGGCTCAGCCAGTATGTCGCGGACATGGATGTCGTGTCGCCCGCCGTGCGCTCGCGCAGGCCGCTCCGCAAGGGGCGCACCACGGTGACCGAGGTCGAGGGGAGCGCAGGTTGGTACCGGGTCCACCTCGAGGTGCGCCCGCACCTCAAGTACATGGGGGCCTATTTCACCCTGAGCCTGATGGGCAAGCTCGACCGGGAGTGA
- a CDS encoding cytochrome C has protein sequence MQSETRAGSRSSAAGWARAVRRTVQWLPGAVLLVSIGCAAVARVPASPRVTAGSPEEAGRYLILVGGCNDCHTPGWDRSSGRLPTSEWLTGSDVGYRGPWGTSYAANLRISTQNLSEEAWVRMFREAAGRPPMPWLNYVTLHEGDLVAMYRFIRSLGEKGVPAPRAVSPGEEPATPYILMIPQQPKGRP, from the coding sequence ATGCAGAGCGAAACGCGCGCCGGATCGAGATCGTCCGCCGCGGGCTGGGCGCGCGCGGTGCGCCGGACTGTGCAGTGGCTGCCCGGCGCGGTGCTCCTGGTGTCGATCGGCTGTGCAGCCGTGGCACGGGTGCCTGCATCGCCGCGCGTCACGGCGGGGAGCCCGGAGGAAGCCGGCCGGTACCTGATCCTCGTGGGCGGATGCAACGACTGCCATACGCCTGGCTGGGACAGATCGAGCGGCAGGCTCCCGACCTCGGAGTGGCTGACGGGCAGCGACGTCGGCTACCGAGGTCCGTGGGGGACGAGCTATGCGGCGAATCTCCGGATCTCCACCCAGAACCTCAGCGAGGAGGCCTGGGTGCGGATGTTCCGCGAGGCCGCCGGCCGGCCGCCGATGCCATGGCTCAACTACGTGACCCTGCACGAGGGCGACCTCGTCGCGATGTACCGCTTCATCCGGAGCCTCGGGGAGAAGGGCGTCCCCGCGCCCCGCGCGGTGTCGCCGGGGGAGGAGCCCGCGACGCCGTACATCCTCATGATCCCGCAGCAGCCGAAGGGCAGGCCGTAG
- a CDS encoding WD40/YVTN/BNR-like repeat-containing protein, which produces MASRILVGTRKGTFIVEKQNDSWKPRLAGHAGGGVNYVARDPYTGKLWALLGFGHWGAKLSVSTDEGETWNDNPAQIKYPEGARYIGQDMYEDAGSEFGVGMKIVTRPATIQKLWIIGFGPGGAVYVGTIPGGLFVSRDGGGSFELNRPLWNHESRGGDLFTGEGKGETKWFGTPASEGGEFAPGIHSIVVDPRNPKRILVAVSTAGVIETADGGETWQPRNSGMRLDHTPEPDAEWGHDTHYIEQCEGDPDHIWQQNHVGIYYSSDGAKSWRKVSRPEQGVHFGFPITADARDGRTAWVVPGKSDMQRITVDGALFVARTKDGGETWEQLRRGLPQEQAYDVIYRHALANKDGAVAFGTTTGNLYVSDDGGEGWTTVANNLPPIYSVRMA; this is translated from the coding sequence ATGGCAAGCCGTATTCTGGTAGGCACGCGAAAAGGCACGTTCATCGTCGAAAAGCAGAACGACTCGTGGAAGCCGCGCCTCGCGGGCCACGCCGGCGGCGGCGTCAACTATGTCGCGCGCGATCCCTACACGGGCAAGCTCTGGGCGCTGCTCGGCTTCGGCCATTGGGGAGCCAAGCTGTCCGTCTCGACGGATGAGGGCGAGACCTGGAATGACAACCCCGCCCAGATCAAATATCCCGAGGGCGCTCGCTACATCGGCCAGGACATGTACGAAGACGCCGGCAGCGAGTTCGGCGTCGGCATGAAGATCGTCACGCGCCCGGCCACGATACAGAAGCTCTGGATCATCGGCTTCGGCCCGGGTGGCGCGGTCTACGTGGGCACCATTCCGGGTGGCTTGTTCGTCAGCCGCGACGGCGGCGGCTCCTTCGAGCTCAACCGGCCGCTCTGGAACCACGAATCACGCGGCGGCGACCTGTTCACAGGCGAGGGCAAAGGCGAGACGAAATGGTTTGGCACACCGGCCTCCGAGGGGGGCGAGTTCGCCCCGGGCATTCACTCCATCGTGGTGGACCCGCGTAACCCGAAGCGAATCCTCGTCGCCGTGTCCACGGCGGGCGTCATCGAAACAGCGGACGGTGGAGAGACCTGGCAACCGCGCAACAGCGGCATGCGGCTCGATCACACGCCCGAGCCAGACGCCGAGTGGGGCCACGATACGCATTACATCGAGCAATGCGAGGGCGATCCCGACCATATCTGGCAGCAGAATCACGTTGGGATCTACTACAGCAGTGACGGCGCAAAGAGCTGGCGCAAGGTGAGCCGTCCAGAGCAAGGCGTGCATTTCGGCTTTCCCATTACAGCGGACGCGAGGGACGGACGCACGGCGTGGGTCGTCCCCGGCAAGTCGGACATGCAGCGAATCACCGTCGACGGCGCGCTCTTCGTGGCTCGCACGAAGGACGGCGGTGAGACCTGGGAGCAGCTCCGCCGGGGTTTGCCCCAGGAGCAAGCCTACGACGTCATCTACCGCCACGCGCTCGCCAACAAGGACGGCGCTGTGGCATTCGGCACCACCACGGGCAATCTCTACGTGAGCGATGACGGCGGAGAGGGTTGGACGACCGTCGCCAATAACCTGCCGCCGATCTATTCAGTACGCATGGCGTGA
- a CDS encoding LamG domain-containing protein — translation MKRSNTLPPHRVTTAMPASAARPPGRAAPRRLAALALLGLAACEAGPLDAIELAPTTLTQGMVAHWTFDEGEGTVVRDSSGNMRDGALTGGTWVQDGRFGKAMHLGEGEFMAVDSFPNATASWSVSAWVRLTSDEPAPEVLATVVSTEDTGGWEINIDYAQSPPGMHFGFWKGPENGDYQFLICFCMEPRRWTHAAAVVDGEALTMSLYLDGRLDQAAPIDVTIAPGSNTLYVGRWVGAGRFLFADVDDIVIYSRALAPAEVAELSQRSPPDPR, via the coding sequence ATGAAGCGGTCGAACACGCTGCCCCCGCACCGGGTTACCACCGCGATGCCGGCTTCTGCCGCGAGGCCCCCCGGCCGCGCGGCGCCCCGCCGCCTGGCTGCCCTCGCGCTGCTGGGGCTCGCGGCCTGCGAGGCAGGGCCGCTCGACGCCATCGAGCTGGCCCCCACGACGCTGACCCAGGGCATGGTCGCGCACTGGACGTTCGACGAGGGAGAGGGCACGGTCGTGCGCGATTCCTCTGGCAACATGCGCGACGGAGCGCTGACCGGAGGAACGTGGGTGCAAGACGGTCGGTTCGGCAAGGCGATGCACCTCGGCGAGGGCGAGTTCATGGCGGTCGACAGCTTCCCGAACGCCACCGCGAGCTGGAGCGTCTCGGCGTGGGTGCGCCTGACGAGCGACGAGCCCGCGCCCGAGGTCCTGGCGACCGTGGTCAGCACGGAGGACACCGGCGGATGGGAGATCAACATCGACTACGCGCAGTCGCCGCCGGGCATGCACTTCGGGTTCTGGAAAGGGCCGGAGAACGGCGATTATCAATTCCTCATCTGCTTCTGCATGGAGCCTCGCCGGTGGACGCACGCCGCCGCGGTCGTCGACGGCGAGGCGCTCACCATGTCCCTCTACCTCGACGGGCGGCTCGACCAGGCGGCGCCGATCGACGTGACGATAGCGCCCGGCTCCAACACCCTTTATGTCGGTCGATGGGTGGGCGCGGGTCGGTTCCTCTTTGCGGACGTCGATGACATCGTCATCTACAGCCGGGCGCTCGCCCCGGCAGAGGTCGCCGAGCTCTCGCAGCGCTCTCCGCCGGATCCCCGATGA